One genomic segment of Candidatus Schekmanbacteria bacterium includes these proteins:
- a CDS encoding fibronectin type III domain-containing protein translates to MKKTIKIILLFILILPLLGAVGLTGGNTSGCKKKKDKNTRIEKGDVNVIRRGSKYYVYGEVKNKKNKWLSGVSVKISLFDENGGEITSKIVDVIGLEPRRIPSLDNSIKENVIKKGKKGYFVAVFPKISQSATSSLTETFSKKRKTLKLRGTGNLKIKPKKVKVRNRKIKGRIINNASIPLWDVKVYALVKNSSGDIISFESDYVGSTEDINGIPRDNVLNPNDEDSFNINTKIDEDNVNVGDIMLWATWQEDKPSAPTAPEDLVITTTTEGKPLLSWTDASDDEDGFKIYKRKENKNNYTLIDTIKTSDKEGSGGIETYEDTDIKSGKTYYYAITAYKKGRPYLDQKILNSSFSNKVKFTAP, encoded by the coding sequence ATGAAAAAAACTATAAAAATCATATTGTTGTTCATATTGATTCTTCCTTTGTTAGGCGCTGTCGGGCTTACTGGAGGCAATACTTCTGGATGTAAAAAGAAGAAAGACAAGAATACACGGATTGAAAAAGGAGATGTCAATGTTATCAGAAGAGGAAGTAAATACTATGTATATGGTGAAGTCAAAAATAAAAAAAACAAATGGTTATCAGGTGTAAGCGTAAAGATTTCTCTATTCGATGAAAATGGAGGAGAAATAACTTCAAAGATTGTCGATGTAATCGGCTTAGAACCGAGAAGGATACCTTCTTTGGATAATTCCATCAAAGAAAATGTAATCAAAAAAGGCAAGAAGGGTTATTTTGTGGCAGTATTTCCAAAAATCTCTCAAAGCGCCACTTCATCTCTTACAGAAACATTCTCAAAAAAGAGAAAAACTCTAAAACTGAGGGGAACAGGCAATCTAAAAATAAAGCCCAAAAAAGTTAAAGTGAGAAATAGAAAAATAAAAGGAAGAATCATCAATAATGCATCTATACCGCTCTGGGATGTAAAAGTATATGCTCTTGTAAAAAACAGTAGCGGTGACATAATCTCTTTTGAATCAGACTATGTAGGAAGTACAGAAGATATCAATGGAATTCCAAGAGATAATGTTTTAAATCCCAATGATGAAGATAGTTTTAACATAAACACAAAGATAGATGAAGACAATGTAAATGTAGGTGATATTATGCTGTGGGCAACATGGCAGGAAGATAAGCCATCGGCTCCTACAGCTCCTGAAGATCTTGTAATAACCACTACTACGGAAGGCAAACCTCTTCTTTCTTGGACAGACGCAAGTGATGATGAAGATGGTTTCAAGATATATAAGCGAAAGGAGAATAAGAATAATTACACTTTAATAGATACAATAAAAACAAGTGATAAAGAAGGTTCAGGAGGTATAGAAACATATGAAGATACTGATATAAAATCAGGTAAAACCTACTACTATGCTATAACAGCTTATAAGAAAGGGCGACCTTATCTTGACCAAAAAATACTTAACTCATCATTTTCTAATAAGGTAAAATTTACTGCACCTT